From Streptomyces fungicidicus, one genomic window encodes:
- a CDS encoding discoidin domain-containing protein, with amino-acid sequence MTEQHAPDPGSFAVDLRAVCEVDWIRLAFTADASDPVFTPPFLDGPHGRTAGRDVRPSYPLEFVVETSTDNAEWTSVYRTAAGTGGVVNIQLTRPVTARWVRMTSHRRSGPHPLGLDGFEVYGDRGRAGIRAVRP; translated from the coding sequence ATGACAGAACAGCACGCGCCCGACCCGGGTTCGTTCGCGGTCGACCTGCGGGCCGTCTGCGAGGTGGACTGGATCAGGCTGGCCTTCACGGCCGACGCGAGCGACCCGGTGTTCACCCCGCCCTTCCTGGACGGCCCGCACGGCCGCACGGCCGGCCGGGACGTCCGGCCGAGCTACCCGCTCGAGTTCGTCGTCGAGACCAGCACCGACAACGCCGAGTGGACCAGCGTCTACCGCACCGCGGCAGGCACCGGCGGCGTGGTGAACATCCAGCTGACCCGCCCGGTGACGGCCCGGTGGGTGCGGATGACGTCCCACCGCCGCTCCGGCCCCCATCCGCTGGGCCTCGACGGCTTCGAGGTGTACGGGGACCGCGGCCGGGCCGGTATCAGGGCCGTCCGGCCCTAG
- a CDS encoding pyridoxamine 5'-phosphate oxidase family protein gives MIHSNGFRPLERQECLRLLAKAPVGRVVYTRQALPAVLPVNFALDTDSAVVLCTSAASDLVRAVDGVVVAFEADDFDAGSRSGWSVVVTGRAAVVTDAAEHGRLLRTGPRSWMPMRDGVFIRIDAEMVTGRELTGAV, from the coding sequence ATGATCCACAGCAATGGCTTCCGGCCGCTCGAACGCCAGGAGTGTCTGCGCCTGCTGGCCAAGGCGCCGGTCGGGCGCGTCGTCTACACGCGGCAGGCCCTGCCTGCCGTGCTCCCCGTCAACTTCGCCCTGGACACGGACTCCGCGGTGGTGCTGTGCACGTCCGCCGCGTCCGACCTGGTGCGGGCGGTCGACGGGGTCGTCGTCGCCTTCGAGGCCGACGACTTCGACGCCGGGAGCCGGTCCGGCTGGAGCGTGGTGGTCACGGGCCGCGCCGCCGTGGTGACCGACGCCGCCGAGCACGGGCGTCTGCTGCGCACCGGCCCGCGCTCCTGGATGCCGATGCGGGACGGTGTGTTCATCCGGATCGACGCCGAGATGGTCACGGGACGGGAGCTGACGGGCGCCGTCTGA
- a CDS encoding type II toxin-antitoxin system PemK/MazF family toxin, whose amino-acid sequence MTAFSPENTPGRHGPSATVEAEPREVGRVRTEYSPAHDGDPDPGEIVWTWVPYEENDGRGKDRPVLVVAREAGGTVLAVQLSSRRRDGDREWVPIGSGPWDRSGRDSWVDVDRVLRLHDDGMRREACALDRMRFNLVRQRLRERYGWN is encoded by the coding sequence GTGACCGCCTTCAGCCCTGAGAACACCCCGGGCCGCCACGGCCCTTCCGCCACCGTCGAGGCCGAGCCCCGCGAGGTGGGCCGGGTGCGCACCGAGTACTCGCCCGCGCACGACGGGGACCCCGATCCGGGGGAGATCGTCTGGACCTGGGTCCCCTACGAGGAGAACGACGGACGGGGCAAGGACCGCCCGGTGCTCGTCGTGGCCCGCGAGGCGGGCGGGACGGTCCTCGCCGTGCAGCTGTCCAGCCGGCGGCGCGACGGTGACCGCGAGTGGGTGCCGATCGGCAGCGGGCCGTGGGACCGCTCGGGCCGCGACTCGTGGGTGGACGTGGACCGCGTGCTGCGGCTGCACGACGACGGCATGCGCCGGGAGGCGTGCGCGCTGGACCGGATGCGGTTCAACCTCGTGCGTCAGCGGCTGCGGGAGCGGTACGGCTGGAACTGA
- a CDS encoding TIGR02452 family protein yields the protein MSARLRGIARETERIVAAGGYRAPGGHEVSVAAAVEAAAGGTRTFGPRPVPVPAFQPVGTRFEVTGESSLEAARRLTGPVAVLNFASARNPGGGYLNGAQAQEEALCRASALYACLLRAEGYYDHHRAHRDPFYTDRVIHSPAVPVFRDDRGNLLDEPFTAGFLTSPAPNAGVILSRTPEQAERLPGALAVRAGRVLETAAAHGYRRLVLGAWGCGVFRNDPAQVAAAFRSHLEPGGRFAGAFAHVVFGILDRTRDAVVRAAFDRAFADLLSGPPAPVSSSRTAPAAADARG from the coding sequence GTGAGCGCGCGCCTGCGGGGGATCGCCCGGGAGACCGAGCGGATCGTGGCGGCGGGCGGTTACCGGGCGCCCGGCGGGCACGAGGTGTCCGTCGCGGCTGCGGTCGAGGCCGCGGCCGGCGGAACGCGGACGTTCGGGCCGCGACCGGTTCCCGTCCCGGCGTTCCAGCCGGTCGGGACCCGGTTCGAGGTGACCGGCGAGAGCAGCCTGGAGGCCGCACGGCGGCTCACCGGCCCGGTGGCCGTGCTGAACTTCGCCTCCGCCCGCAACCCCGGCGGGGGATACCTCAACGGCGCCCAGGCCCAGGAGGAGGCCCTGTGCCGCGCCTCCGCGCTGTACGCCTGCCTGCTGCGGGCCGAGGGGTACTACGACCACCACCGCGCCCACCGCGACCCGTTCTACACGGACCGCGTGATCCACTCACCCGCCGTGCCGGTCTTCCGCGACGACCGCGGAAACCTCCTGGACGAGCCGTTCACGGCCGGTTTCCTCACCTCGCCGGCGCCCAACGCCGGGGTGATCCTCTCGAGGACGCCGGAGCAGGCGGAGCGGCTGCCGGGCGCCCTGGCCGTACGCGCCGGGCGGGTCCTGGAGACCGCCGCCGCCCACGGCTACCGGCGGCTCGTGCTGGGCGCCTGGGGCTGCGGGGTGTTCCGCAACGACCCCGCCCAGGTGGCGGCGGCGTTCCGGAGCCACCTGGAGCCGGGCGGGCGCTTCGCGGGCGCGTTCGCCCACGTCGTGTTCGGCATCCTGGACCGCACCCGCGACGCCGTGGTCCGCGCCGCGTTCGACCGCGCGTTCGCGGACCTGCTGTCCGGGCCGCCGGCGCCGGTCAGTTCCAGCCGTACCGCTCCCGCAGCCGCTGACGCACGAGGTTGA
- the egtA gene encoding ergothioneine biosynthesis glutamate--cysteine ligase EgtA — protein MSDPSDGCADPRTAVTEAEVEALVRGICFKTGPPRRLGVEVEWLVHELRDPRLPVSPERLEAVYAALRIVPLRSALTVEPGGQLELSSPPAASLMECVGTVSADLDAVRAVLRRDGLAIVGLGHDPWHTPRRFLRAPRYDAMEACLDRTGSAGRAMMCTSASVQVCLDAGYEEPGPLGHVRRWWLAHQLGAVLVAAFANSPIAGGRPTGWLSTRQLRWAQIGTGRAGGPVLDADPRGAWARHVLDSPVMCVRRDDGPWDVPEGLTFREWTRSPRPPTRDDLDYHATTLFPPVRPRGHLELRMIDAQPGDDGWMVPLAVAAALFDDPEAAETAYRAVKPLAERAHGMPAPHNPLWRDAARVGLADPELREVAAVCFAAALRALPRLGATTEVVDAVGAYRDRHVARGRCPADDSLDELRAAARGAHPLPQRTHGKDTPS, from the coding sequence ATGTCCGATCCGTCGGACGGCTGTGCGGACCCGCGTACCGCCGTCACAGAAGCCGAGGTGGAGGCCCTGGTCCGGGGCATCTGCTTCAAGACCGGACCGCCGCGCCGCCTCGGTGTCGAGGTGGAATGGCTCGTCCACGAGCTGCGGGACCCGCGGCTCCCCGTGTCACCCGAACGACTCGAGGCGGTCTACGCCGCACTGCGAATCGTGCCCCTGAGGTCGGCGCTCACCGTCGAGCCCGGCGGCCAGCTGGAGCTCAGCTCGCCGCCCGCCGCCTCCCTGATGGAGTGCGTCGGCACCGTCTCCGCCGACCTCGACGCGGTACGCGCGGTGCTCCGCCGGGACGGTCTGGCCATCGTCGGTCTCGGCCACGACCCCTGGCACACGCCGCGCCGCTTCCTGCGCGCACCGCGCTACGACGCCATGGAGGCCTGTCTCGACCGCACCGGCTCCGCCGGCCGGGCCATGATGTGCACCTCCGCGTCGGTGCAGGTGTGCCTGGACGCCGGGTACGAGGAGCCCGGCCCCCTCGGCCATGTACGGCGCTGGTGGCTGGCGCACCAGCTGGGCGCGGTGCTGGTCGCCGCGTTCGCCAACTCCCCGATCGCCGGCGGGCGGCCGACCGGCTGGCTGTCCACGCGGCAGCTGCGCTGGGCGCAGATCGGCACCGGCCGGGCGGGCGGCCCGGTCCTGGACGCCGACCCGCGGGGCGCCTGGGCCCGGCACGTCCTGGACTCGCCCGTGATGTGCGTGCGGCGCGACGACGGGCCGTGGGACGTGCCCGAGGGGCTGACCTTCCGGGAGTGGACCAGATCGCCCCGGCCGCCGACCCGTGACGACCTCGACTACCACGCCACGACCCTGTTCCCGCCGGTCCGGCCGCGCGGCCACCTGGAGCTGCGCATGATCGACGCGCAGCCCGGTGACGACGGCTGGATGGTGCCCCTGGCCGTGGCCGCGGCCCTGTTCGACGACCCGGAGGCCGCCGAGACCGCCTACCGGGCGGTGAAGCCGCTGGCCGAGCGGGCGCACGGCATGCCGGCGCCGCACAATCCCCTCTGGCGGGACGCGGCGCGCGTCGGACTGGCCGATCCGGAGCTGCGGGAGGTGGCCGCCGTCTGTTTCGCGGCGGCGCTGCGCGCCCTGCCCCGGCTCGGCGCCACCACCGAGGTCGTCGACGCGGTCGGGGCGTACCGGGACCGCCATGTGGCCCGGGGCCGCTGCCCGGCCGACGACTCGCTCGACGAGCTGCGTGCGGCGGCCCGCGGCGCGCACCCCCTGCCCCAGCGCACGCACGGGAAGGACACCCCCTCATGA
- the egtB gene encoding ergothioneine biosynthesis protein EgtB, which yields MTDPALDAEALRERAVASLITARDRTTLLTSCVDEPELTAQHSPLMSPLVWDLAHIGNQEEQWLLRAVAGHEAIRPEIDGLYDAFEHPRAERPSLPLLPPDEARRYAADVRGRALDVLEAAAFDGTRLTEAGFAFGMIAQHEQQHDETMLITHQLRRGPRALTAPDPEPVPLFTGPSEVLVPGGPFTMGTSDEPWALDNERPAHRREVAPFRIDTTPVTNATYQAFIADGGYDEPRWWTAEGWAHVRRNAITAPLFWRRDGGQWLRRRFGVTEAVPPDEPVLHVCWYEADAYARWAGRRLPTETEWEKAARYDPAGDRSARYPWGDAEPTPEHANLGQRHLRPAPAGSYPAGESPLGVRQLIGDVWEWTSSDFLPYPGFRAFPYKEYSEVFFGPGHKVLRGGSFAVDAVACRGTFRNWDLPVRRQIFSGFRTARSEEI from the coding sequence ATGACCGACCCCGCCCTCGACGCCGAAGCCCTGCGCGAGCGCGCGGTCGCCTCGCTGATCACGGCCCGGGACCGCACCACGCTGCTCACCAGCTGCGTCGACGAGCCCGAACTGACCGCACAGCACTCGCCGCTGATGTCGCCGCTGGTGTGGGACCTCGCGCACATCGGCAACCAGGAGGAGCAGTGGCTGCTGCGGGCCGTCGCCGGCCACGAGGCGATACGGCCCGAGATCGACGGCCTGTACGACGCCTTCGAGCACCCGCGCGCCGAGCGCCCGAGCCTGCCGCTGCTGCCGCCTGACGAGGCCCGCCGGTACGCCGCGGACGTCCGCGGCCGGGCGCTGGACGTGCTGGAGGCCGCCGCGTTCGACGGAACGCGGCTGACGGAGGCGGGCTTCGCCTTCGGGATGATCGCCCAGCACGAACAGCAGCACGACGAGACGATGCTGATCACCCATCAGCTGCGCCGGGGACCGCGGGCGCTGACGGCCCCGGACCCGGAGCCGGTGCCGCTGTTCACCGGTCCGTCCGAAGTCCTCGTGCCGGGCGGCCCGTTCACCATGGGCACCTCCGACGAGCCGTGGGCGCTGGACAACGAACGCCCCGCGCACCGCCGTGAGGTGGCACCCTTCCGCATCGACACCACCCCGGTGACGAACGCCACGTACCAGGCGTTCATCGCGGACGGCGGCTACGACGAGCCCCGCTGGTGGACCGCCGAGGGCTGGGCCCACGTCCGCCGCAACGCGATCACCGCTCCGCTCTTCTGGCGCCGGGACGGCGGGCAGTGGCTGCGGCGCCGGTTCGGCGTCACCGAGGCGGTGCCGCCGGACGAGCCGGTGCTGCACGTGTGCTGGTACGAGGCGGACGCCTACGCCCGCTGGGCCGGGCGCCGGCTGCCCACCGAGACCGAGTGGGAGAAGGCGGCCCGGTACGACCCGGCCGGCGACCGCTCGGCGCGCTACCCCTGGGGCGACGCCGAGCCCACCCCCGAGCACGCCAACCTCGGCCAGCGGCATCTGCGCCCGGCGCCGGCCGGAAGCTACCCGGCGGGCGAGTCGCCGCTCGGGGTGCGGCAGCTGATCGGCGACGTGTGGGAGTGGACGTCGAGCGACTTCCTGCCGTACCCGGGGTTCAGGGCGTTCCCGTACAAGGAGTACTCGGAGGTGTTCTTCGGGCCGGGCCACAAGGTGCTGCGCGGCGGTTCGTTCGCCGTGGACGCGGTGGCCTGCCGGGGCACGTTCCGCAACTGGGACCTTCCGGTGCGGCGGCAGATCTTCTCCGGGTTCCGCACGGCGCGCTCGGAGGAGATCTGA
- the egtC gene encoding ergothioneine biosynthesis protein EgtC: MCRHVAYVGPEEPLGELLVRPPHGLYRQSWAPRRQRYGTVNADGFGVGWYAEGDPVPARYRRAGPVWADLSFADLARVVRTPALLAAVRDATLSGADAEAAAAPFAAGTWLFSHNGAVPGWPGSLAPLVPSLPAADMLSLEARNDSAFVWALVLARLRAGDQEGQALADTVLEVAEAAPGSRLNLLLTNGYTVTATAWGDTLWYLTRPGGGTVVASEPYDDDPHWCEVPDRTLLAASRTDVLLTPLKEPLT, translated from the coding sequence ATGTGCCGTCATGTGGCCTACGTGGGGCCCGAGGAGCCGCTGGGCGAGCTGCTGGTACGGCCCCCGCACGGTCTGTACCGGCAGTCGTGGGCGCCCCGGCGGCAGCGGTACGGCACGGTCAACGCGGACGGCTTCGGCGTGGGCTGGTACGCCGAGGGCGATCCGGTGCCTGCCCGGTACCGCCGGGCCGGGCCGGTCTGGGCGGACCTGTCGTTCGCCGATCTCGCCCGCGTCGTACGGACCCCGGCGCTGCTCGCCGCCGTACGGGACGCGACCCTGTCGGGCGCCGACGCGGAGGCCGCGGCGGCGCCGTTCGCCGCCGGGACCTGGCTGTTCAGCCACAACGGGGCGGTGCCCGGCTGGCCCGGCTCGCTCGCGCCGCTGGTTCCGTCGCTGCCCGCCGCGGACATGCTGTCCCTGGAGGCCCGCAACGACTCCGCGTTCGTGTGGGCGCTGGTGCTCGCCCGGCTGCGGGCCGGCGACCAGGAGGGGCAGGCGCTGGCCGACACGGTCCTGGAGGTCGCCGAGGCGGCTCCCGGGTCCCGGCTCAACCTGCTGCTCACCAACGGCTACACCGTCACCGCGACCGCCTGGGGCGACACGCTGTGGTACCTCACACGGCCCGGCGGGGGCACCGTCGTCGCCTCCGAGCCCTACGACGACGATCCGCACTGGTGTGAGGTCCCCGACCGCACGCTGCTCGCGGCGAGCCGTACGGACGTCCTGCTGACCCCGCTCAAGGAGCCCCTCACGTGA
- the egtD gene encoding L-histidine N(alpha)-methyltransferase gives MSPFLLTRTLPEDATDAALRADVREGLTGSPKTLPPKWFYDAHGSELFEEITALPEYYPTRAEREILLARAGEIAAASGARTLVELGSGSSEKTRHLLDALTGLHTYVPVDVSESALTLAGRALAADRPGLDVHALIADFTAPLTLPATPGPRLVAFLGGTVGNLLPAERAGFLAAVRGLLAPGDALLLGTDLVKDEEVLVRAYDDAAGVTAAFNRNVLSVVNRELGADFDPAAFGHVAVWDAGHEWIEMRLRSLTAQTVKIPALELAVDFAAGEELRTEVSAKFRKEGVRHELSVAGLELTHWWTDEEARFALSLSVAR, from the coding sequence GTGAGTCCGTTCCTTCTCACCCGCACCCTGCCCGAGGACGCCACCGACGCCGCCCTTCGCGCCGACGTCCGCGAGGGCCTGACCGGCAGCCCCAAGACGCTGCCGCCGAAGTGGTTCTACGACGCGCACGGCAGCGAGCTGTTCGAGGAGATCACCGCGCTGCCCGAGTACTACCCGACCCGCGCCGAACGCGAGATCCTGCTGGCCCGCGCCGGCGAGATCGCCGCCGCGTCCGGCGCCCGCACCCTGGTGGAACTGGGCTCCGGTTCCTCGGAGAAGACCCGCCATCTGCTGGACGCCCTCACCGGGCTGCACACCTATGTGCCCGTCGACGTCAGCGAGAGCGCCCTCACCCTGGCCGGCCGGGCGCTGGCCGCCGACCGGCCGGGGCTGGACGTGCACGCGCTGATCGCCGACTTCACCGCTCCGCTGACGCTGCCCGCCACGCCGGGGCCGCGGCTGGTGGCGTTCCTCGGCGGCACCGTCGGCAATCTGCTGCCCGCCGAGCGCGCCGGGTTCCTCGCCGCCGTCCGCGGGCTGCTCGCGCCGGGCGACGCGCTGCTGCTCGGCACCGACCTGGTGAAGGACGAGGAGGTGCTGGTCCGGGCGTACGACGACGCGGCCGGCGTGACGGCCGCGTTCAACAGGAACGTGCTGTCCGTCGTCAACCGCGAGCTGGGCGCCGACTTCGATCCCGCCGCCTTCGGCCATGTGGCGGTGTGGGACGCCGGGCACGAGTGGATCGAGATGCGGCTGCGCTCGCTCACCGCGCAGACGGTGAAGATCCCCGCCCTGGAACTCGCCGTGGACTTCGCGGCGGGCGAGGAACTGCGCACCGAGGTGTCGGCGAAATTCCGCAAGGAGGGAGTGCGGCACGAACTGTCGGTGGCCGGGCTGGAGTTGACCCACTGGTGGACGGACGAGGAGGCACGGTTCGCGCTGTCGCTGAGCGTCGCGCGCTGA
- a CDS encoding extracellular solute-binding protein produces the protein MRRRLLALVCVSATLLSGCGLVPGGGTERRTVTVWLMQHSASQEYLDRFTEEFEREHSGLDLDIRVQEWTGIGEKVQKALEEDAADGPDVIEVGNTQVATYAEGDGLLDLTLESMRDWGREEWLPGLAEPGRWGSQQYGIPWYAANRVVIYRKDLFREAGVTAPPKTHDEWLALTEKLHTGGNQGIYLAGQDWYTLAGFIWEEGGELATERDGVWRGALDSPAALRGMDFYRRLQALGDGPVDADEEHPPQAGVFAEGKVAQIIAVPGLASAILKQNPDLEDELGYFPVPGRTAGRPGAVFTGGSDLVVPANTDTEEGAIEVVAALTGARWNTELARTMNYVPNKAGLADSAAGEEGVAAMAAGAAQGRATPATPQWSAVEADNPIKQYMTKVLTGSDPATEARRAARRITEELAFD, from the coding sequence GTGAGACGCCGTCTGCTCGCCCTTGTCTGTGTGTCCGCAACCCTGCTCAGCGGCTGCGGCCTCGTACCCGGCGGCGGCACCGAACGGCGCACGGTCACCGTGTGGCTGATGCAGCACAGCGCCTCGCAGGAGTATCTGGACCGTTTCACCGAGGAGTTCGAGCGCGAGCACTCGGGGCTCGACCTCGACATCCGCGTCCAGGAGTGGACCGGCATCGGCGAGAAGGTGCAGAAGGCTCTGGAGGAGGACGCGGCGGACGGCCCCGACGTCATCGAGGTCGGCAACACCCAGGTCGCCACGTACGCGGAGGGCGACGGACTGCTCGACCTCACCCTGGAGTCCATGCGGGACTGGGGCCGCGAGGAGTGGCTGCCCGGCCTCGCCGAACCCGGCCGGTGGGGCTCCCAGCAGTACGGCATCCCCTGGTACGCCGCCAACCGCGTCGTCATCTACCGCAAGGACCTCTTCCGCGAGGCCGGCGTCACCGCACCGCCGAAGACCCACGACGAGTGGCTCGCCCTCACCGAGAAGCTCCACACCGGCGGCAACCAGGGCATCTACCTCGCAGGCCAGGACTGGTACACGCTCGCCGGCTTCATCTGGGAGGAGGGCGGAGAGCTCGCCACCGAGCGGGACGGCGTCTGGCGCGGCGCGCTGGACAGCCCGGCCGCACTGCGCGGCATGGACTTCTACCGCCGGCTCCAGGCGCTCGGCGACGGCCCCGTCGACGCCGACGAGGAACACCCGCCGCAGGCGGGGGTGTTCGCCGAGGGCAAGGTCGCGCAGATCATCGCCGTCCCGGGCCTCGCCAGCGCCATCCTGAAGCAGAACCCGGACCTGGAGGACGAGTTGGGCTACTTCCCCGTCCCCGGCCGGACAGCCGGCCGGCCCGGCGCCGTCTTCACCGGAGGCTCAGACCTCGTGGTGCCGGCGAACACCGACACCGAGGAGGGCGCCATCGAGGTCGTCGCCGCGCTCACCGGCGCGCGGTGGAACACCGAACTGGCCCGCACCATGAACTACGTGCCCAACAAGGCCGGGCTCGCCGACTCGGCGGCGGGGGAGGAGGGGGTCGCCGCCATGGCGGCCGGAGCCGCACAGGGCCGGGCGACCCCCGCCACACCCCAGTGGAGCGCGGTCGAGGCCGACAACCCGATCAAGCAGTACATGACGAAGGTGCTCACCGGCTCCGACCCGGCCACCGAGGCCCGGCGTGCGGCCCGGCGCATCACCGAGGAACTGGCCTTCGACTAG
- a CDS encoding dodecin yields the protein MSNHIYRVTEIVGTSPEGVDGAVRNGIERASQTLRNLDWFEVTQVRGQIEDGRVAHWQVGLKVGFRLEETG from the coding sequence ATGTCGAACCACATCTACCGGGTCACCGAGATCGTCGGGACCTCGCCCGAGGGCGTCGACGGGGCCGTGCGCAACGGCATCGAGCGCGCTTCGCAGACGCTGCGCAATCTGGACTGGTTCGAGGTGACGCAGGTCCGCGGCCAGATCGAGGACGGACGGGTCGCGCACTGGCAGGTGGGGCTGAAGGTGGGCTTCCGCCTGGAGGAG